A section of the Pseudomonadota bacterium genome encodes:
- a CDS encoding AAA family ATPase, with amino-acid sequence MHFTTLRLIGFKSFVEPVELPIETGMTGIVGPNGCGKSNIVEALRWVMGETSAKRMRGAEMDDVIFGGSASRPARNIAEVTLSLDNSDRGAPARFNDAEVLEISRRIERDSGSQYRVNGNDVRARDIQLLFADLASGAHSTAMVSQGRVGALISAKPSERRALLEEAAGITGLHSRRHEVELRLKAAESNLERLDDVIGALDDQSRGLQRQARQAQRYRKIAAKILEKEAILLHLRWRDASNAKESSFAKLTRIEHLVSERTRAAASASRRRADAQQALPQLRNTAVQAAAELQRLTVALKELDNEESRISEASAEISRRLDQIERDLARENDLAKEAAETIAR; translated from the coding sequence GTGCATTTTACAACCCTCCGCCTTATAGGATTTAAATCCTTTGTTGAACCAGTAGAATTGCCCATAGAAACTGGAATGACAGGTATTGTCGGACCTAATGGTTGCGGAAAGTCCAATATAGTCGAGGCTTTGAGGTGGGTAATGGGAGAAACCTCAGCTAAAAGGATGCGCGGCGCTGAGATGGACGACGTTATATTCGGCGGAAGTGCTAGTCGGCCAGCGCGTAATATTGCCGAGGTAACCTTATCACTCGATAATTCCGACCGAGGCGCCCCTGCACGGTTTAACGACGCGGAAGTATTAGAAATCTCACGGCGTATAGAGCGAGACTCTGGCTCTCAATATCGAGTAAACGGCAATGATGTACGTGCGCGGGATATTCAATTGCTTTTTGCTGATCTGGCCAGTGGGGCCCACTCCACAGCAATGGTCAGTCAGGGCAGGGTGGGTGCTTTAATCAGTGCAAAACCATCAGAACGACGTGCTCTTCTAGAGGAAGCAGCGGGCATAACCGGGCTCCACTCGCGTCGCCACGAGGTAGAGCTTCGTTTAAAAGCCGCTGAATCTAATCTAGAGCGGCTTGATGATGTTATCGGCGCGCTTGACGATCAGAGCCGTGGCCTACAACGTCAAGCTCGACAAGCTCAGCGTTACAGGAAAATTGCCGCAAAAATCTTAGAAAAAGAAGCTATTCTTCTGCATTTACGCTGGAGGGATGCATCAAATGCTAAGGAATCCTCGTTTGCAAAATTAACGAGGATAGAGCACCTTGTATCGGAGCGAACTCGAGCAGCAGCTTCTGCCTCACGACGAAGAGCTGACGCCCAGCAGGCTTTACCGCAACTACGCAATACTGCCGTGCAAGCGGCAGCCGAGTTGCAAAGACTTACCGTGGCCCTTAAAGAGCTTGATAATGAAGAATCTCGGATCTCAGAAGCTAGTGCTGAGATCTCCCGCCGGCTTGATCAAATTGAAAGAGATTTAGCTCGTGAAAATGATCTTGCGAAGGAAGCAGCTGAAACCATTGCTCGGC